One genomic region from Nymphaea colorata isolate Beijing-Zhang1983 chromosome 12, ASM883128v2, whole genome shotgun sequence encodes:
- the LOC116265918 gene encoding ATP-dependent helicase BRM, with translation MQQGSQQGGGGAAPHGRNPPPCRSSSASPSPSSSSSAVSAPHLGFDSLQHPQFQQRQPLQQAHLRKPEGDDSLIAYQTGSNHGILGGSSFPSSSMMPFPQQSRKFIDISQQQNLSQVREENQVKVQSLEEQVQSPAHQAYLQYAFQNCQQKTTGNMQVQQQMKGGMIGPSSKDQEAHINNMKMQELISIQAANQMQGSMFKKSNEHVVNTDRKLDQGQVSGDQRGDMKAPQAVIGQLTAGNMMRPVQASQAQPSMQNMANNQLAILQLQAVQAWAMEHNVDLSLPSNANLVAQLLPIWQSKIAAIQKANEGNTGSPQPRLPTNKLQGLPSPPVNDRPSMGNENSVHGSSVTEASVQAGPAKAQPTFPGGSFPTSGTSKVVNSTNAQMLQTTSQSRENHVEKAGRHAVGNGVPIMQLTQTSAPTSQSMSQSIPEMQMQNLRQLQQLNRYPLQSVALNEGLRNVPSQTSSLNQTQRLGFTKQQLHVLKAQIMAFRRLKKGDGVLPQDILQSISPPPLNTQPLQTVYPASGTTQERNMAKGQADHGKNLLVSDKAQVVPPNRAQPVLKEETAAGEEKTTISSHSQGAIGSGSSQPVHVGVAKDVHNTAIFAKPDREQDGESNRAPPKSDFTPDKGKSSHQHNVPSDNVQAKKITVPATTPAPKDVNIVRKYSGPIFDSPYFTKKHDSFSSATSHVNNIHALSLGYDIKDLLLQERSEVDHKKRSDNLKKIGCLLAVNLDRKRIRPDLILRLQIEEKKLRLLDLQARIREEVDQQQQEIMAMPDRPYRKFVRQCERQRVEIMKQLQLSQRVAREKQLKTVFQWRKKLLEAHWAIRDARNARNRGVAKYHERMLREFSKRKDEDRTKRMEALKNNDVDRYREMLLEQQTNTPGDAAQRYAVLSSFLSQTEEYLHKLGGKIRAVKCNQEVEEASLAAAAAARAQGLSEEEVKAVANCAGKEVMIRNRFSEMNARKDNKYYNLAHAVNERIIKQPSLLRAGTLRDYQLVGLQWMLSLYNNKLNGILADEMGLGKTVQVMALMAYLMEFKGNYGPHLIIVPNAVMVNWKSELHNWLPSVSCIYYVGNKDERMKLYTQEVCAMKFNALVTTYEFVMNDRSKLSKVEWKYIIIDEAQRMKNRNSRLARDLDRYRCQRRLLLTGTPLQNDLKELWSLLNLLLPEVFDNRKAFYDWFSQPFQKDGQSQTAEDDWLETEKKVIIIHRLHQILEPFMLRRRVEDVEGSLPPKVPVVLRCRMSAVQSAIYDWIKATGSKKADPQEELTRVSRNPNRQMRQYVPLQNRCMELHKVCNHPLLCYPFLTYYAKDYIVRSCGKLWMLDRILIKLYKTGHRVLLFSTMTKLLDILEDYLQWRRLVYRRIDGTTSLEDRESAIVDFNSPDSDCFIFLLSIRAAGRGLNLQSADTVVIYDPDANPKNEEQAVARAHRIGQKREVRVIYMEAVVDTISSYQKEDDFRSGAAVDLEDDLAGKDRYIGSIESLVRNNIQQYKIDMADEVINAGRFDQRTTQEERRMTLELLLRDEERYQETVHDVPSLQEVNRMIARSEEEIELFDRMDEELNWTGDMIKFDEVPKWLRASTREVNAVIASLSKKASKYGLIGNAVAEVEEDESRASPKVVRRRGRPKGSSNSKKLLAYQQLDDGEENDASSDDKNGYDEEEETGGFEDEDVSRELGDPMNNKDLYEEDLQTEYDGEEATRNDRTLEEAVSSGSSSESCKVTQDMTATISCQKFGSLSALDARPGSVSKCVPVELEEGEIAVDSNMDVQQSGSWIHDRDDYEDEQALQPKIKRKRSIRLRPRGSAEKVDDKSSGDKAFLHQGNSSQLTNHATHTFESPLRADLEVETLNDSMSGKNDIIELSYRQRSQLASKRGAHSSNSQLSKNPKINSFTGADDPAENSKGIWEKASHTSSPPFIGKQMSDINQRKCKNVFAKLQRTIDKEGHLFAPILTDILKRSESSVSVRGSVYMPDMRKIEQRLDKSEYGTIMEFVADVQFMLNNAIQCCGYPHEAKSDARKILDLFFSSMKAAFPDIDFREARSLASFTGPGASVSPSPRPISQGAGSSASPSPRQISQGPGASSCASPRRVGQGRMQKPLDDLNHDHGSRLGHMSLSADDHILDRALTSKLHKESRNGSSSRERGISDDVDILTHPGDLVVCKKKRKDRDKSAIKARMVQVASPPDASRPVRLAVQKDASPVSPPPPQQARRVHGWLQSPSPSSGNGAGKSSESGVKEAQWARPVKRLRTDAGKRRPSHI, from the exons ATGCAGCAGGGCTCCCAGCAGGGCGGCGGCGGCGCCGCTCCTCACGGTCGGAATCCGCCGCCCTGTCGCTCGTCATCGGCATCTCCATCGCCTTCGTCGTCGTCGTCAGCAGTCTCTGCCCCACATCTCGGGTTTGACTCGCTTCAGCATCCACAGTTCCAGCAGCGGCAG CCTTTGCAACAGGCACATCTCAGAAAGCCTGAAGGAGATGACTCTCTCATAGCTTATCAGACAGGAAGTAACCATGGCATTTTGGGGGGTAGCAGCTTTCCTTCATCTAGCATGATGCCTTTTCCTCAACAATCTAGGAAGTTCATTGATATATCTCAACAGCAAAATCTTTCCCAGGTTCGGGAAGAAAATCAGGTTAAAGTTCAGAGCTTAGAAGAGCAGGTGCAAAGTCCGGCTCATCAAGCTTATCTCCAATATGCTTTCCAGAATTGTCAACAGAAAACTACAGGAAATATGCAGGTGCAACAACAGATGAAAGGTGGGATGATTGGCCCGTCCTCTAAGGATCAGGAAGCACACATaaacaatatgaaaatgcaGGAGCTAATTTCCATTCAGGCTGCCAATCAGATGCAAGGATCCATGTTTAAAAAGTCTAACGAGCATGTTGTTAATACTGATAGGAAGTTGGATCAAGGACAGGTTAGTGGTGATCAGCGGGGTGATATGAAAGCCCCACAAGCTGTCATAGGACAATTAACAGCAGGAAATATGATGAGGCCTGTGCAGGCATCACAGGCTCAACCAAGTATGCAGAATATGGCAAATAACCAGTTGGCGATCCTTCAGTTACAAGCTGTTCAGGCTTGGGCGATGGAGCATAATGTTGACCTCTCCCTTCCATCGAATGCCAACCTTGTTGCACAACTTTTACCCATTTGGCAGTCAAAGATTGCTGCAATTCAGAAAGCAAATGAAGGCAATACCGGATCACCACAGCCACGTTTGCCCACAAATAAGCTGCAAGGGTTGCCTTCTCCCCCTGTCAATGATCGTCCAAGCATGGGAAATGAAAACTCTGTTCATGGGAGCTCTGTTACGGAAGCGTCTGTTCAAGCTGGGCCTGCAAAAGCTCAGCCGACATTTCCTGGAGGTTCTTTTCCAACTTCTGGTACTTCCAAAGTTGTGAACAGCACCAATGCTCAAATGCTTCAGACTACATCCCAGAGCAGAGAGAATCATGTTGAAAAGGCTGGTAGACATGCAGTTGGGAATGGCGTGCCAATCATGCAGTTGACACAGACATCAGCACCTACAAGCCAAAGCATGAGTCAATCCATTCCTGAAATGCAAATGCAAAACTTAAGGCAGTTGCAACAATTGAATCGCTACCCTTTGCAGTCGGTGGCATTGAATGAGGGGCTTCGCAATGTCCCATCTCAGACTTCTTCTTTAAACCAAACTCAAAGGTTGGGGTTCACTAAGCAGCAGCTTCATGTCCTTAAAGCTCAAATAATGGCCTTTAGGCGTCTCAAG AAAGGGGATGGCGTCCTTCCTCAGGATATTCTTCAAAGCATTTCACCTCCTCCACTGAATACACAGCCATTACAGACAGTATATCCAGCATCTGGCACCACACAAGAAAGAAACATGGCAAAGGGTCAGGCAGATCATGGCAAGAACTTACTGGTTAGTGATAAAGCACAAGTTGTGCCTCCTAATAGAGCACAACCTGTTCTAAAGGAGGAAACTGCGGCAGGTGAGGAGAAAACAACTATTAGCAGTCATTCACAAGGTGCAATAGGTAGTGGCTCTAGCCAGCCAGTGCATGTGGGGGTGGCAAAAGATGTGCATAACACTGCCATCTTTGCGAAGCCAGATCGTGAGCAGGATGGAGAAAGCAATAGAGCCCCTCCTAAAAGCGATTTTACTCCAGACAAGGGCAAGAGTTCTCACCAGCATAATGTTCCGTCCGACAATGTGCAAGCTAAAAAAATTACAGTTCCAGCCACCACACCAGCACCAAAAGATGTCAACATTGTCAGAAAGTACAGTGGCCCCATTTTTGATTCTCCATATTTCACCAAGAAGCATGATTCTTTCAGCTCAGCAACAAGTCATGTGAACAACATACATGCATTGTCATTAGGGTATGATATAAAGGATTTGCTATTACAGGAAAGAAGTGAGGTCGATCACAAGAAAAGATCCGACAATCTAAAAAAGATTGGCTGCTTGTTAGCTGTGAATTTGGATAGGAAGCGGATAAGACCTGATCTTATTTTACGTCTCCAAattgaggaaaagaaacttcGTCTATTAGATCTCCAGGCACGTATAAGAGAAGAGGTTGATCAGCAACAACAGGAGATCATGGCTATGCCAGACAGACCTTATCGAAAGTTTGTGCGTCAATGCGAGCGTCAAAGGGTGGAGATCATGAAGCAATTACAACTGTCTCAAAGGGTTGCAAGAGAAAAGCAATTGAAAACTGTATTCCAGTGGCGCAAAAAGCTTCTTGAAGCTCACTGGGCTATTCGTGATGCACGGAATGCTCGTAACCGTGGAGTAGCTAAATATCATGAGAGAATGCTAAGAGAGTTCTCAAAGAGGAAAGATGAGGACCGTACCAAGAGAATGGAGGCTTTGAAAAACAATGATGTGGATAGGTATCGTGAGATGTTGTTAGAGCAACAAACCAATACGCCTGGAGATGCTGCTCAGCGGTATGCTGTTCTGTCATCATTCTTGTCTCAGACAGAAGAGTACCTTCATAAGCTGGGAGGAAAAATAAGAGCTGTCAAGTGTAACCAAGAAGTAGAAGAGGCTTCACTTGCTGCAGCTGCAGCTGCAAGGGCACAG GGTCTTTCTGAAGAAGAGGTGAAAGCAGTAGCTAACTGTGCTGGAAAAGAAGTGATGATCAGGAATAGGTTCTCTGAAATGAATGCACGGAAGGataacaa GTACTACAATCTTGCTCATGCAGTGAATGAAAGGATAATTAAGCAGCCTTCACTGTTGCGGGCTGGGACGCTGCGAGACTATCAGCTT GTTGGGCTTCAGTGGATGCTTTCTTTGTACAACAATAAGCTAAATGGCATTTTGGCTGATGAAATGGGTCTTGGGAAGACGGTGCAG GTGATGGCCTTAATGGCTTATTTGATGGAGTTCAAGGGGAACTATGGACCACATCTCATAATTGTGCCAAATGCTGTTATGGTTAATTGGAAG AGTGAGCTACACAATTGGCTACCATCAGTTTCTTGCATATATTATGTTGGCAATAAAGATGAACGAATGAAATTATACACTCAG GAGGTTTGTGCAATGAAGTTCAATGCGCTTGTCACAACTTATGAGTTCGTCATGAATGATCGCTCAAAACTTTCCAAAGTTGAATGGAAATATATAATCATTGATGAGGCTCAGCGCATGAAAAACAGAAATTCTCGCTTGGCACGTGATCTTGATAGGTATCGCTGTCAGAGACGGTTGCTTTTAACAGGAACACCACTACAG AATGATTTAAAGGAGCTTTGGTCGCTTCTAAACTTGCTCCTGCCAGAGGTGTTCGATAATCGCAAAGCATTTTATGACTGGTTCTCTCAACCATTTCAAAAGGATGGACAATCACAAACTGCAGAAGATGACTGGTTGGAAACAGAGAAAAAAGTTATTATCATTCACCGGCTTCATCAAATTTTGGAACCATTTATGCTCAGACGACGTGTTGAAGATGTGGAAGGGTCACTTCCACCAAAG GTTCCGGTTGTTCTGAGATGTAGAATGTCAGCTGTTCAAAGTGCTATCTATGACTGGATTAAAGCTACTGGAAGTAAAAAAGCTGACCCGCAAGAAGAGTTGACAAGAGTTTCAAGGAACCCAAATCGTCAAATGAGGCAATATGTTCCTCTTCAGAACAGATGCATGGAGTTGCACAAAGTATGCAATCATCCATTATTATGTTATCCTTTTTTGACCTATTATGCCAAGGATTACATTGTAAGATCATGTGGCAAGCTGTGGATGCTCGATAGGATTCTTATAAAGCTTTACAAAACAGGGCATCGTGTGCTTCTGTTTAGTACAATGACAAAGCTCCTTGACATACTAGAGGATTATTTGCAATGGCGACGACTAGTTTACAGGCGAATTGATGGGACAACTAGCCTGGAGGATCGAGAATCTGCTATTGTGGACTTCAATAGTCCTGATTCAGACTGCTTTATCTTTCTTCTCAGCATTCGTGCGGCAGGGAGAGGCTTAAATCTTCAATCTGCTGATACAGTTGTCATCTATGACCCTGATGCAAAtcctaaaaatgaagaacaagctgTGGCTAGGGCTCATCGCATTGGTCAGAAGAGAGAAGTGCGAGTTATATATATGGAAGCAGTTGTTGATACTATAAGTAGTTACCAGAAGGAAGACGACTTTAGGAGTGGGGCTGCAGTGGATCTAGAGGATGACCTTGCTGGAAAAGATCGCTATATAGGTTCAATAGAAAGTCTTGTCCGCAATAATATTCAGCAATACAAGATTGATATGGCAGATGAGGTCATAAATGCAGGGCGTTTTGATCAAAGGACTACGCAGGAAGAAAGACGCATGACACTGGAGTTGCTACTGCGTGACGAAGAAAGATATCAAGAAACTGTTCATGATGTACCTTCACTACAGGAGGTTAATCGTATGATTGCTCGAagtgaagaagaaattgagCTGTTTGATCGGATGGACGAGGAGCTAAATTGGACGGGCGATATGATAAAATTTGATGAAGTTCCAAAATGGCTTCGTGCCTCTACTAGAGAGGTAAATGCTGTTATTGcatctctttcaaaaaaagcATCCAAATATGGCTTGATTGGCAATGCGGTTGCAGAAGTGGAGGAAGATGAATCTCGTGCTTCTCCTAAGGTTGTCAGAAGAAGAGGGCGGCCAAAGGGATCATCGAATTCTAAGAAGTTGCTTGCTTATCAACAACTTGATGATGGGGAAGAAAATGATGCAAGTTCAGATGataaaaatggatatgatgaagaggaagaaactggAGGatttgaagatgaagatgtcaGCAGAGAATTAGGTGATCCAATGAATAATAAAGACCTGTATGAAGAGGATCTGCAAACTGAATATGATGGGGAAGAGGCCACAAGAAATGACAGGACCTTGGAAGAAGCAGTTTCATCTGGATCTTCTTCTGAAAGCTGTAAAGTGACTCAGGATATGACTGCGACCATTTCTTGTCAGAAATTCGGCTCTCTTTCTGCATTAGATGCAAGACCTGGATCAGTATCCAAGTGTGTG CCTGTAGAGTTAGAAGAAGGTGAAATTGCAGTGGATTCCAACATGGATGTCCAACAATCTGGGAGCTGGATTCATGACCGAGATGATTATGAAGATGAGCAGGCTTTACAGCCTAAAATTAAGAGGAAGCGCAGCATCCGGCTTCGGCCTCGAGGTTCTGCAGAAAAAGTTGATGACAAATCCTCCGGAGACAAGGCATTTCTCCATCAAGGAAATTCATCTCAATTGACAAATCACGCAACACATACTTTTGAATCACCATTAAGGGCTGATCTAGAGGTTGAAACCTTGAATGATTCCATGTCTGGAAAGAATGATATCATTGAATTGAGCTATAGGCAGCGGTCACAGCTTGCCTCAAAAAGAGGTGCACATTCTTCGAACTCGCAGTTGTCAAAGAACCCTAAAATCAACAGTTTTACAGGAGCAGATGACCCTGCAGAAAACTCCAAAGGAATTTGGGAAAAGGCATCTCATACAAGTAGTCCTCCTTTTATTGGCAAACAGATGTCTGATATCAACCAAAGAAAG TGCAAGAATGTATTTGCCAAGCTACAAAGAACAATAGACAAAGAGGGTCATTTATTTGCACCAATATTAACTGATATCCTGAAGAGAAGTGAAAGTTCTGTTTCTGTACGTGGTTCAGTTTATATGCCTGATATGCGAAAAATTGAACAGCGCTTGGACAAATCTGAGTATGGTACTATAATGGAATTTGTGGCAGACGTCCAGTTTATGCTTAACAATGCCATTCAATGTTGCGGTTATCCACATGAG GCAAAATCTGATGCGAGGAAAATACTCGACCTCTTCTTCAGTTCCATGAAAGCTGCTTTTCCAGACATTGATTTCAGAGAAGCTAGAAGCCTGGCTTCATTCACTGGTCCAGGTGCTTCTGTTTCTCCATCTCCCAGGCCGATAAGCCAAGGTGCAGGCTCTTCTGCTTCTCCATCTCCCAGACAGATCAGTCAAGGCCCAGGAGCTTCTTCATGTGCATCTCCAAGAAGGGTCGGCCAAGGTAGGATGCAGAAGCCTTTGGATGACCTGAATCATGATCATGGTTCCAGGCTGGGACACATGTCCCTCTCTGCTGATGACCACATACTAGACAGAGCACTTACATCTAAGCTTCATAAGGAATCCAGGAATGGAAGCAGCAGTAGGGAGAGGGGCATTTCCGATGATGTAGACATATTGACTCATCCAGGGGACCTGGTCGTCTgtaagaaaaagaggaaagacagGGATAAGTCGGCCATTAAAGCCAGGATGGTTCAAGTAGCTTCGCCACCTGATGCAAGTCGTCCTGTCAGACTTGCGGTACAGAAGGATGCCTCTCCTGTGTCACCCCCTCCTCCCCAGCAGGCTCGGCGGGTCCATGGGTGGCTTCAGTCTCCATCCCCTAGTTCTGGAAATGGTGCTGGGAAGAGCAGTGAATCTGGAGTTAAGGAAGCACAGTGGGCACGGCCTGTGAAGAGACTGAGAACAGATGCTGGTAAAAGAAGACCCAGCCATATATGA